In Aphelocoma coerulescens isolate FSJ_1873_10779 chromosome 3, UR_Acoe_1.0, whole genome shotgun sequence, a single window of DNA contains:
- the IFNGR1 gene encoding interferon gamma receptor 1, whose protein sequence is MSGAASARSPPGAMRVLLSLLALALLLGPRRSAASQGEQPPAVPSPTEIVVTSKNFKTVLHWQYPSVPETPRFIVEIKPYNLGYYKNVSTCVNTSAHFCDLSEEICDPYLSHWLRVKAFVGSQQSEYVEANEFILQRHGKIGPPKLNLSRHGDKIVVDIYHPEFPLSCIEDIYSKLEYLVTARNSKNETEEFYEDNCTMHKCSLKIPVPNEGSTYCVSAEGNFDGLMIGTLSEESCIPVPLKQTLSIHFIIVLCVVIGTLTVIATVYCGCKKLRKRNIKLPKSLVNVMRNLSTGALLGPKSEGKYISVISFPSGHSELPVNGEVTLLEIEPEEETVSPVTSCDGEPSVPSPEAPAKVEEVPVQESTEEVSFDADEQNCKVKESYFISDSSQMDTCSKSSGAEISTTETQQTVTPSSCFKFSGYDKPHVPLDVLMIDVGEEQAVNAYRPTE, encoded by the exons ATGAGCGGGGCGGCATCCGCTCGCTCCCCACCAGGCGCCATGCGGGTGCTACTGTCCCTCCTGGCTCTCGCGCTGCTGCTGGGGCCGCGCCGGAGTGCGGCTTCCCAGGGGGAGCAGCCGCCCGCAG TGCCTTCACCAACGGAGATTGTAGTAACATCCAAAAATTTCAAAACAGTTTTGCATTGGCAATACCCATCTGTGCCTGAAACGCCTCGTTTTATTGTGGAAATCAAGCCTTACAA TTTAGGTTACTATAAGAACGTCTCAACCTGTGTGAACACTTCAGCTCATTTTTGTGATCTCTCAGAGGAAATATGTGACCCTTATTTATCTCACTGGCTTCGAGTTAAAGCTTTTGTTGGGTCACAACAGTCTGAATATGTCGAGGCAAATGAGTTTATTTTGCAAAGGCATG GAAAAATAGGACCGCCAAAACTGAATCTCTCAAGACATGGTGATAAAATCGTGGTTGATATTTACCATCCTGAATTCCCTCTTTCTTGTATTGAAGACATTTATTCAAAGCTTGAGTACTTGGTGACTGCTCGGAATAGTAAAAATGAG actGAAGAGTTCTACGAGGACAACTGTACAATGCATAAGTGTAGCCTCAAAATCCCAGTTCCTAATGAAGGTTCCACATACTGTGTTTCAGCAGAAGGAAATTTTGATGGTCTGATGATTGGCACTCTATCAGAGGAAAGCTGCATTCCTGTTCCTCTCAAGCAGACACTGA GTATACATTTTATCATCGTTCTGTGTGTTGTTATTGGGACCTTGACTGTAATAGCAACAGTATACTGTGGCTGCAAGAAACTAAGGAAAAGGAACATAAAGCTGCCTAAGTCTTTG gtCAATGTGATGAGAAATCTGAGCACAGGTGCCTTACTGGGACCAAAATCAGAGGGGAAGTATATATCTGTAATTAGCTTCCCATCAGGCCACTCGGAGTTGCCAGTGAATGGTGAAGTAACGTTGCTGGAGATAGAGCCAGAAGAAGAAACTGTTAGTCCTGTGACTTCCTGTGATGGAGAACCTTCTGTCCCTTCCCCAGAGGCACCAGCCAAGGTAGAAGAGGTGCCTGTGCAGGAAAGCACAGAGGAGGTATCTTTTGATGCTGATGAACAAAACTGTAAAGTAAAAGAGAGTTACTTCATTTCTGACAGTAGCCAAATGGATACATGCAGTAAGTCTTCAGGGGCAGAGATTTCTACCACAGAAACACAGCAAACAGTCACCCCAAGTAGCTGCTTCAAGTTTTCTGGCTATGACAAGCCTCATGTTCCATTAGATGTGTTAATGATAGATGTTGGTGAAGAACAGGCTGTGAATGCTTACAGGCCAACTGAGTAA
- the IL22RA2 gene encoding interleukin-22 receptor subunit alpha-2 isoform X1, whose translation MRRIMLSFLSLLMHLLQVETTSLLVLENQDLQESIKPQKVEFHSLNFNTTLHWQPGWAREARDALYFVQYKVYGQSTWQNKDDCWGIPSHVCDLTHETSDIQEPYYGRVRATLAGVYSSWSLSCRFTPWRETMIGPPMVTVIHSNKSITVKLQAPHSPYKRKRGSKITMTNYYDLLYQVFIINNLLDEQHRVLVYEGKDKVIKIQDLRPGVSYCIVAKTYVPMLDRSSAYSSRQCTMLQ comes from the exons ATGAGGAGGATCATGCTGTCCTTCCTCAGCTTACTGATGCACCTACTTCAGGTTGAGACAACTT CGCTTTTAGTTTTGGAAAACCAAGACCTGCAAGAATCGATTAAGCCGCAGAAGGTAGAGTTTCATTCGTTAAACTTCAACACCACTTTGCATTGGCAGCCTGGGTGGGCCAGAGAGGCGAGAGATGCGCTCTACTTTGTGCAGTATAAAGT GTATGGGCAGAGCACGTGGCAAAACAAAGACGACTGCTGGGGGATTCCCAGCCACGTCTGTGACCTAACACATGAGACCTCTGACATCCAGGAGCCTTACTATGGCAGGGTGAGAGCCACCTTGGCTGGTGTCTATTCCAGCTGGAGCCTCAGCTGCAGATTCACTCCCTGGCGAGAAA cTATGATAGGACCTCCAATGGTAACTGTGATTCATAGCAACAAATCCATAACAGTAAAGCTCCAAGCTCCACATTCCCCTTATAAAAGGAAGAGAGGCAGCAAAATAACAATGACAAATTATTATGATCTGCTGTATCAAGTCTTCATAATTAACAACTTGCTAGATGAG CAACACAGAGTCCTGGTGTATGAAGGGAAAGACAAGGTTATTAAAATACAAGACTTGAGGCCTGGAGTCAGCTACTGCATCGTGGCTAAAACGTACGTGCCGATGCTGGACCGCAGCAGTGCCTACAGCAGCAGGCAATGTACCATGCTGCAGTGA
- the IL22RA2 gene encoding interleukin-22 receptor subunit alpha-2 isoform X2 — protein MALLVLENQDLQESIKPQKVEFHSLNFNTTLHWQPGWAREARDALYFVQYKVYGQSTWQNKDDCWGIPSHVCDLTHETSDIQEPYYGRVRATLAGVYSSWSLSCRFTPWRETMIGPPMVTVIHSNKSITVKLQAPHSPYKRKRGSKITMTNYYDLLYQVFIINNLLDEQHRVLVYEGKDKVIKIQDLRPGVSYCIVAKTYVPMLDRSSAYSSRQCTMLQ, from the exons ATGG CGCTTTTAGTTTTGGAAAACCAAGACCTGCAAGAATCGATTAAGCCGCAGAAGGTAGAGTTTCATTCGTTAAACTTCAACACCACTTTGCATTGGCAGCCTGGGTGGGCCAGAGAGGCGAGAGATGCGCTCTACTTTGTGCAGTATAAAGT GTATGGGCAGAGCACGTGGCAAAACAAAGACGACTGCTGGGGGATTCCCAGCCACGTCTGTGACCTAACACATGAGACCTCTGACATCCAGGAGCCTTACTATGGCAGGGTGAGAGCCACCTTGGCTGGTGTCTATTCCAGCTGGAGCCTCAGCTGCAGATTCACTCCCTGGCGAGAAA cTATGATAGGACCTCCAATGGTAACTGTGATTCATAGCAACAAATCCATAACAGTAAAGCTCCAAGCTCCACATTCCCCTTATAAAAGGAAGAGAGGCAGCAAAATAACAATGACAAATTATTATGATCTGCTGTATCAAGTCTTCATAATTAACAACTTGCTAGATGAG CAACACAGAGTCCTGGTGTATGAAGGGAAAGACAAGGTTATTAAAATACAAGACTTGAGGCCTGGAGTCAGCTACTGCATCGTGGCTAAAACGTACGTGCCGATGCTGGACCGCAGCAGTGCCTACAGCAGCAGGCAATGTACCATGCTGCAGTGA